The region CATCTGGGATTAGAACTCAGGTCTTTAGGTTAATTGAAGGAAGGAACCTGATATATGGGTATCCATCATTTCCTATGACCCTTCTCATGTTGTTTCATCTTGAAGAAGGCTCCAAAATGAGTATCATTGTCCTCATTTAATTGAGAAGCTAGTGAAAGCCTATACATAAGCTACATTGTGCAATGGGTTCGTTGTGTTTAAGTTATACCTTGATTAATAAGGTTTGACTTACCCAAGTTTTGCCTAGTGTAACTTATGATCCTTCCTACTGGCAAAATGTTCTATGATGTTTCCattgttttgagttaatttggaATGGATGATCCCTTTGGGATACTAACcctaaattactttattttatttttttaattttagttaattggAAAAACTATATGAGATCTCATAGGCTTACAAAAAGCAGTTTACTTAGCCTTTTGGGACCAAGCCAGACTTCCAGGTCAGTAGAAATTTGTGTTAAGTCAGTCACAGAGTAAAGTTAGGATGTAGcactattctttttaataaaggtGGTTTGTTAAATTACAATATGGAACAGTTTTATATTGTCATATTTTCCCAAGAAATTAGCATATCAGGAAACGAGTATTTACACTATGCATCTTTGCTTTTCACACGGCATATTGTTAATATAGCTAGAGAATTCTGAACTGGAAATTTGGAGAGGCAGAGTCTGAACTTTTGTCCATGTTCTGCCTATAATTAGTTATGTACCAAATTAATGGCtttttatgcaatttttttttaatttgagaattgGGAAACTCAGTAATTTCCTATGGACCAAAAATAAATTGTATGCAGTGAACAAATATAACAGAAATCACATATTAAAAATAGGCATCTGATagttttttaagaggaaaaaccAGACTGTAAAGAAAagtctttatatttattcaaGTCACTTCCTTAATTTCATGAACAGAAAAGCCTGGTTTCTACTGATGATAACTTTCTTCAAGGCATCTTTCACCTCCTTATTCCTGAGGCTGTAGATAAGAGGGTTCAACATGGGAATGATCACTGTGTAGAAGACTGAGGCCATTTTGTCTGTGTCTAGGGAATGATTTGAGCTCGGCTGTAAGTACATAAAAATGAGGGTCCCATAGAAGATGGTGACTGCCAGCATGTGAGAGCCACATGTGGAGAAAGCCTTGCGCCTGCCCTCAGCTGAGCGCATCCTCAGGATGGCAGAAATAATGTACGTATAGGAGATGAAGACAatcaaaagggaagaaatgaacaTGATCCCAGCACAGGCAAAGATCCACAGCTGTTTGGAGTGAGTGTCTGAACAGGTTAGCCTAAGGAGAGGCATGTCATCACAATAGAAGTGATTGATGATATTGGAATGACAATAGGAGAGGCGAAAAGTGAGGATGGCATGAAATAGTGCAACCAGGAAGCTATAGCTGTAGGGAACAGCTACAAGCTGAATGCAGATTCCTGGGGACATTACAACCATGTAGAGGAGAGGGTTACAAATGGCCACGTATCGGTCATAGGCCATGGATGCCAGTAGCAAGCACTCAGCAGTCATGAAGGCCAGGAAACAGCCTAACTGAGCAGCACATGCATTGAAGGAGATAACATTTTGTTTGTACAAGAAATTGCCAAGCATTTTGGGTGTAATGACAGAAGCATAACAGAAATCGACAAAAGCTAGGTTGCTAAGAAAGAAGTACATTGGTGTGTTGAGTCTTGAGTCTGTTCTAATGACTAGGATCAAACCCAGGTTACCTACTACTGTGAAGAGGTAGATAGATAAGAAAACCACAAAGAGGGGCATCTTCAACTCCTGACGATCTGTGAGGCCCACGAGAATAAATTCTGTCACTTGGGTGCAGTTTCTTTGGGCCATGTGTCTTTGGCGTATCTGGATGAAGAGAGGAGAATTAGGTCTAGCTTAATTAAATCAAATGTAATGTAtagctccctctcctcccccacccaaaaCTCTCAGAACCCAGTCTCCTTTATGAAGACTTCATTACGTAGTCCTGACTGGTTTAAGTCATCGGTCATTGGCTGATTCAAAGCCCAGGCCCCCACTCTAGGGTGGAGTCCAAAAATTATGCCTTGTATATAACAAGACACCTGTTCAACCTTCACCTCTCTGAAGCATTTTCAGAACTGTGAACGAAGACCAAATCtgtctgaaaaataaatacttcttataTAACGAAGACCAAatctatctgaaaaataaatacttcttataAATCATTACATCacaatattacaaaaatatgagACTAAAGTTTCTATCATGGCAATGCAATGTACTAGCAATTGTGTCCCTTTTCAAAGCGCTCAAACTTTCTTGGCTTGTTCGATGAAATTCAAAATGTGGGTAATCTTCTGAAGGAGTAAGTGTAAAATTTCCATTGGGGCTCATCCAATTTATTACatctctgagaaagaaagaagatgccCTGGAGCTTCTAGCTCATTTAGCATTTTTATAATGAACAGTTGCTCTTCTAATGACAGATAACTATTGAAAGAtg is a window of Vulpes lagopus strain Blue_001 chromosome 11, ASM1834538v1, whole genome shotgun sequence DNA encoding:
- the LOC121471884 gene encoding olfactory receptor 1044, whose amino-acid sequence is MAQRNCTQVTEFILVGLTDRQELKMPLFVVFLSIYLFTVVGNLGLILVIRTDSRLNTPMYFFLSNLAFVDFCYASVITPKMLGNFLYKQNVISFNACAAQLGCFLAFMTAECLLLASMAYDRYVAICNPLLYMVVMSPGICIQLVAVPYSYSFLVALFHAILTFRLSYCHSNIINHFYCDDMPLLRLTCSDTHSKQLWIFACAGIMFISSLLIVFISYTYIISAILRMRSAEGRRKAFSTCGSHMLAVTIFYGTLIFMYLQPSSNHSLDTDKMASVFYTVIIPMLNPLIYSLRNKEVKDALKKVIISRNQAFLFMKLRK